Proteins co-encoded in one Corylus avellana chromosome ca9, CavTom2PMs-1.0 genomic window:
- the LOC132192030 gene encoding homogentisate solanesyltransferase, chloroplastic-like: MELSLSPSSSLRIQAVFPHCKTPFYHTKIPTKPTSKSHRSLLECHPILPSVALFDPRSYSKPASNRRCRRNSTWACTQIGAAGSDPIPNKISDFKDACWRFLRPHTIRGTALGSSALVARALIENTHLIKWSLLLKAFSGLFALICGNGYIVGINQIYDIGIDKVNKPYLPIAAGDLSVQSAWLLVIFFAVTGLLIVGLNFGPFITSLYCLGLFLGTIYSVPPFRMKRFPVAAFLIIATVRGFLLNFGVYYATRAALGLTFEWSSPVAFITTFVTLFALVIAITKDLPDVEGDRKFQISTLATKLGVRNIAFLGSGLLLVNYVASALAALYIPQAFNRSLMVPAHMILASILIFQAWVLEQANYTQEAISRFYRFIWNLFYAEYIIFPFI; encoded by the exons ATGGAGCTCTCGTTGTCTCCTTCGTCTTCACTTCGAATCCAAGCCGTATTCCCTCACTGCAAGACACCATTTTATCACACAAAGATACCCACTAAGCCTACAAGCAAATCTCATCGCTCTCTCTTAGAATGCCACCCAATATTGCCTTCAGTTGCGCTTTTCGATCCCAGAAGTTACTCGAAACCTGCATCAAACAGACGGTGTAGGCGTAATTCCACCTGG GCATGCACTCAAATTGGAGCAGCTGGGTCTGAtccaataccaaataaaatttcAGACTTTAAAGATGCGTGCTGGAGATTTCTTAGGCCTCATACCATACGTGGAACAGCTCTAGGGTCCTC TGCTTTGGTGGCAAGAGCGTTGATTGAGAACACACATTTGATAAAGTGGTCTCTGCTACTTAAGGCATTCTCTGGCCTTTTTGCTTTAATATGCGGAAATGGCTATATAGTTGGCATCAATCAGATCTACGATATTGGGATTGACAA GGTAAACAAACCTTATTTACCTATAGCTGCAGGGGATTTATCGGTTCAATCTGCATGGTTATTGGTGATATTTTTTGCAGTGACTGGCCTGTTGATTGTTGGATTGAACTTTGGCCCATTCATTACTTCTCTTTACTGTCTTGGTCTTTTTCTTGGCACCATCTATTCAGTTCCTCCATTTAGAATGAAGAGATTTCCTGTTGCAGCATTTCTTATAATTGCCACG GTCCGcggttttcttctaaattttggtGTATATTACGCCACTAGAGCGGCCCTTGGACTTACATTCGAGTGGAG CTCACCCGTGGCTTTCATCACTACTTTTGTAACATTGTTTGCGCTGGTCATTGCCATAACAAAAGATCTTCCTGATGTTGAGGGTGATCGCAA GTTTCAGATATCAACCTTAGCAACAAAGCTTGGAGTTAGGAACATTGCGTTCCTTGGTTCTGGGCTTTTGTTGGTAAACTATGTTGCTTCTGCACTGGCAGCACTTTACATTCCTCAG GCTTTCAACCGTAGCTTAATGGTACCTGCTCATATGATCTTGGCATCAATCTTGATCTTCCAG GCATGGGTGTTGGAACAAGCAAATTACACTCAG GAAGCAATCTCACGGTTCTATCGATTTATATGGAATCTCTTCTATGCTGAGTACATTATATTCCCTTTCATCTAG